In the Pyrolobus fumarii 1A genome, one interval contains:
- a CDS encoding PDGLE domain-containing protein: MAGLLARVRSLVSRHKTAMLVVMVLLLVSPLFGVIGAKLVGYKEPLDVAAEMIGLEEAEVPEWTPFTDYTVPGLPDTIGYIVAGLIGVAVILLVGALLMRTASGE; encoded by the coding sequence GTGGCGGGGCTCCTGGCTCGTGTTCGTAGCCTAGTCTCGAGGCACAAGACGGCGATGCTAGTGGTAATGGTGTTGCTGCTGGTGAGCCCACTGTTCGGCGTCATTGGCGCCAAGCTAGTGGGGTACAAGGAGCCTCTCGACGTCGCAGCGGAGATGATCGGGCTTGAGGAGGCTGAGGTGCCCGAGTGGACACCATTCACCGACTACACGGTGCCAGGGCTACCAGACACTATAGGCTACATAGTAGCCGGGCTCATAGGCGTAGCCGTGATACTCCTGGTGGGCGCCCTGTTGATGCGCACAGCCAGCGGTGAGTGA
- a CDS encoding energy-coupling factor ABC transporter permease has protein sequence MHIPDGFLSLPWVVATYAATLAFGVIALRKARSVWGPATAAAVTVLAAAIFVAQMLNWPIPGGTSLHFVGGALAGILLGPWLGFLAMSLVLIVQCLVFHDGGITALGANILNMAIIDVLVGYYVYRLVYGALGGSRTGRLLGAFLGGWLGITLAGVACGLEIGLSPQFPYGVAVTVPVMGFWHAVLGVIEGVITALVVDYVYSRAPHLVVSKARMVEAVAARG, from the coding sequence ATGCACATCCCCGATGGTTTCCTCTCGCTTCCATGGGTAGTCGCCACCTATGCAGCGACGCTGGCGTTCGGCGTTATCGCTCTGCGCAAGGCGCGTAGCGTGTGGGGCCCTGCCACCGCAGCGGCCGTGACGGTGCTAGCTGCCGCTATCTTCGTGGCCCAGATGCTAAACTGGCCGATTCCCGGCGGCACTTCGCTACACTTTGTCGGCGGCGCGCTTGCAGGGATACTCCTCGGCCCCTGGCTCGGATTCCTAGCGATGAGCCTAGTGTTGATAGTACAGTGTCTAGTGTTCCACGATGGTGGCATCACGGCGCTCGGCGCCAACATACTCAACATGGCCATAATCGACGTCCTGGTGGGCTACTACGTGTATAGGCTTGTGTACGGGGCTCTCGGCGGCTCGAGAACCGGCAGGCTTCTCGGCGCCTTCCTCGGCGGGTGGCTTGGGATAACACTCGCTGGCGTGGCTTGCGGCTTGGAGATTGGGCTCTCGCCCCAGTTCCCCTACGGCGTCGCGGTGACAGTCCCGGTGATGGGCTTTTGGCATGCGGTCTTAGGCGTCATCGAGGGTGTGATAACCGCGCTCGTGGTGGACTACGTGTACTCTAGGGCACCTCACCTCGTGGTATCCAAGGCCAGGATGGTTGAGGCGGTCGCGGCTAGGGGGTGA
- a CDS encoding winged helix-turn-helix domain-containing protein — translation MPGVRVCARIFIECGGIRVAGRGLVEALEAIEREGSIRGAARALGINYRRLLSRIHRAERVLGVKLIDVTGSGSRLTEEARRLIRAFRELEALVGGKCVEAGFECND, via the coding sequence GTGCCCGGCGTGAGGGTCTGTGCTCGTATATTCATCGAGTGTGGTGGCATACGTGTTGCCGGTAGGGGTCTCGTCGAGGCTCTCGAGGCTATCGAGAGGGAGGGTAGTATCCGTGGAGCTGCAAGGGCACTGGGGATTAACTATAGGAGGTTGTTGTCCCGTATCCACCGTGCTGAGCGCGTGCTTGGCGTCAAGCTCATCGATGTCACGGGGAGCGGGTCACGGCTGACCGAGGAGGCTAGGAGGCTTATCCGCGCGTTTCGCGAGCTAGAGGCCCTCGTTGGCGGCAAGTGTGTTGAGGCTGGCTTCGAGTGTAACGATTGA
- the rgy gene encoding reverse gyrase, producing MAGDGWRLHGVYWYACPHCGGPIGDDRLYHRLPCARCLPDDRLSLLEPNPDGTYDPRRVAELLEPREDSPYLALAELEREVERAEAFFEKAMGSRFWSVQRTWLRRVLRGKSFAAIAPTGIGKTTFGTFTAVYLAATRGVKSYIVVPTTPLVEQVEERARRFAEAIDPGVRIVAIHSRLPRKELKRRMDAYRNCDFDVLITTSSFMLRHVDEIISVLEGKCGQRFYLVFVDDVDSVLKSSKSVDAVLKIVGFSDEDIKAGWELLKLRREIARLSARARSKGEIDPRLAELIEKARELEKRFEGKRRCVCGRCNHRDCVSVLVVSSATGRPRGTRVRLFSVLLGFEAGSRPELYRNIVDTYVKPRDGIEEEVVRLVKRLGDGGLVYVPVDKGASYAERLAQLLSDAGVRAEPFTARNPDALERFRRGETQVLVGVAIYYGVAVRGLDLPERIRYAVFAGVPRHKFSARFEDPHPTNIMRVLGLLAEHAPDDVRSEAEKLLARLRRIVRRLSAAALQKLAEELRSGEVSSDAARLFQEALRFVREALSRSDVWEALEKAPDVAIVREGDKSYIMIPDVATYIQASGRTSRLYAGGITKGLSVIVVDDDRLLEGLRRRLRWYIGEAEIRPLEEVDLDKLLREIDEDRRRVRDVLSGRVKPEYLELVKTALLIVESPNKARTIARFFGRPSVREIAGLRAYEVSTGDYVLTIVASGGHIYDLAKTYYPLDVIPSWWLREFNFEGRVASIDEFVTGFDWSSAENKHGVFVAKRGSVRYLPVYTPLVRCPDCGFQSAANPSLAPNEEQTIRDVIKARLGKDVDPFDEKSLPRYCPRCGSPSVRTSLPVIEALRELASEVDMVMIGTDPDTEGEKIGWDVAALIAPFANKLVRVEFHEVTRKAILEAIRNPRPFNPRLVEAQTVRRVEDRWIGFTLSPILWRDFWLNYYCPRMTERLRKRLEAIRAKIRALRRRGMRVPDELKKRMERIEALLRACEGPNRNLSAGRVQTPVLGWVIDRWSRFSGEQKACAARRGLPSEECPRLQVTVSSDGVRVVFEAPGSLAPRLRPGTLVELVEVGREVVEENPLPPYTTDTMLADAWDKLRLPAPVAMQLAQELFEMGFITYHRTDSTRVSDAGIAVAREYIRQKWGEEGLEKLFRPRRWEPPRLIGVEAAHEAIRPTRPIDADTLRRLIEEGVIETPRPLTKRHLALYDLIFRRFIASQMAPARVELQVLEVRLGGEKLVEVKRRAKIVEEGFLMIYKPWEVEGEAPAGEYRVVSVRGRPETWPLTQAEVVRMMKERKIGRPSTYARIVETLHQRKYVKTLPKTGWLMPMPRGRLVYKYLAEELGSKIPVVRNMISEERTRELLEQMDLVEEGKVDYQVLLDEVYRELLEVEKALKELTGGTPTPPK from the coding sequence TTGGCGGGGGACGGGTGGAGGCTTCACGGTGTCTATTGGTATGCTTGCCCCCACTGCGGGGGCCCCATAGGCGATGATCGCCTCTATCACAGGTTGCCGTGCGCCCGTTGCCTCCCGGACGATAGGCTCTCGCTGCTAGAGCCTAACCCCGATGGCACCTATGATCCTCGCCGTGTGGCTGAGCTGTTGGAGCCGCGTGAGGATAGCCCTTACCTTGCGCTCGCGGAGCTCGAGAGGGAGGTTGAGAGGGCTGAGGCTTTCTTCGAGAAGGCGATGGGCTCCCGCTTTTGGAGTGTGCAGAGGACGTGGCTGAGGCGTGTACTGCGGGGCAAGAGCTTCGCTGCTATAGCGCCGACGGGTATCGGCAAGACCACCTTCGGGACCTTCACGGCCGTGTATCTAGCCGCCACGAGGGGCGTGAAGAGCTACATCGTCGTGCCGACAACTCCTCTCGTTGAGCAGGTGGAGGAGAGGGCTAGGAGGTTCGCCGAGGCCATCGACCCGGGCGTCAGGATAGTCGCCATTCACAGCAGGTTGCCTAGGAAGGAGTTGAAGAGGCGGATGGACGCGTACCGAAACTGCGACTTCGACGTCCTGATAACCACCTCTAGCTTCATGTTGCGCCACGTTGACGAGATAATATCGGTGCTTGAGGGGAAGTGCGGCCAGCGCTTCTACCTCGTGTTCGTAGACGACGTTGACTCCGTGCTGAAGAGTAGTAAGAGTGTCGACGCTGTGCTCAAGATAGTCGGGTTTAGCGACGAGGATATCAAGGCTGGCTGGGAGCTTCTCAAGCTGCGCAGGGAGATTGCACGGCTCTCAGCGAGGGCACGCTCCAAGGGCGAGATTGACCCTAGGCTCGCGGAGCTCATCGAGAAGGCACGTGAGCTCGAAAAGCGCTTCGAGGGGAAGAGGCGTTGCGTCTGCGGAAGGTGCAACCATAGAGACTGTGTCTCCGTGCTCGTGGTGTCCTCTGCCACTGGGAGGCCACGGGGCACACGCGTACGCCTCTTCTCCGTGCTCTTAGGGTTCGAGGCGGGCTCACGCCCCGAACTATACCGCAACATTGTAGACACGTATGTCAAGCCGCGTGACGGGATAGAGGAGGAGGTTGTTAGGCTCGTCAAGAGGCTCGGAGACGGCGGCCTCGTCTATGTCCCGGTGGATAAGGGCGCCTCCTACGCCGAGAGGCTCGCCCAGCTCCTCTCGGATGCCGGGGTCAGAGCGGAGCCTTTCACCGCGAGGAACCCGGATGCACTCGAGAGGTTCCGTAGGGGCGAGACGCAGGTCCTGGTGGGCGTCGCGATATACTATGGTGTTGCGGTGCGTGGCCTCGACCTCCCCGAGAGGATAAGGTACGCTGTGTTCGCGGGCGTTCCTCGCCACAAGTTCTCCGCGCGCTTCGAGGACCCGCACCCAACCAACATCATGAGGGTATTGGGGCTCCTGGCTGAGCACGCGCCGGACGACGTGAGGAGTGAGGCTGAGAAGCTCCTGGCTAGGCTGCGGAGGATCGTCCGGAGGCTCTCGGCGGCCGCCCTCCAGAAGCTCGCGGAGGAGTTGAGGAGCGGGGAGGTGTCGAGCGACGCTGCTAGGCTCTTCCAGGAGGCACTGAGGTTCGTCCGCGAGGCTCTCTCGAGGAGTGATGTCTGGGAGGCTCTTGAGAAGGCGCCGGACGTGGCGATAGTGAGAGAGGGCGACAAGAGCTACATCATGATACCCGACGTGGCCACCTACATCCAGGCGAGTGGTAGGACCTCGAGGCTCTACGCGGGCGGTATAACCAAGGGCCTCTCAGTGATAGTCGTGGACGATGATAGGCTGCTGGAGGGTCTTAGGAGGAGGCTACGCTGGTACATCGGCGAGGCTGAGATAAGGCCCCTCGAGGAGGTGGACCTCGACAAGCTGCTCCGCGAGATAGACGAGGACCGCCGGCGCGTTAGGGATGTGCTCTCGGGGCGCGTGAAGCCAGAGTACCTGGAGCTGGTGAAAACCGCGCTGCTCATAGTCGAGTCGCCCAACAAGGCCAGGACTATCGCCAGGTTCTTCGGTAGGCCGAGCGTCCGTGAGATAGCGGGTCTCCGCGCGTACGAGGTGTCGACCGGCGACTATGTGCTCACGATAGTCGCGTCGGGAGGCCACATCTACGACCTAGCCAAGACCTACTACCCGCTCGACGTGATACCATCCTGGTGGCTACGCGAGTTCAACTTCGAGGGGCGCGTCGCAAGCATAGACGAGTTCGTCACGGGCTTCGACTGGAGCAGCGCCGAGAACAAGCACGGTGTGTTCGTCGCGAAGAGGGGTAGCGTCCGGTACCTACCCGTGTACACGCCACTCGTCCGCTGCCCGGACTGCGGCTTCCAGAGCGCCGCGAACCCGTCACTAGCCCCCAACGAGGAGCAGACCATACGCGACGTCATCAAGGCGAGGCTCGGCAAGGATGTCGACCCGTTCGACGAGAAGAGCTTGCCACGCTACTGCCCGAGGTGCGGCTCACCCTCCGTGAGGACCAGCCTACCCGTGATAGAGGCGCTGAGAGAGCTAGCCTCCGAGGTTGACATGGTGATGATCGGCACCGACCCTGACACTGAGGGCGAGAAGATTGGGTGGGACGTGGCTGCTCTCATAGCACCGTTCGCCAATAAGCTCGTGAGGGTCGAGTTCCACGAGGTGACGAGGAAGGCTATACTGGAGGCTATACGCAACCCGAGGCCCTTCAACCCGAGGCTAGTAGAGGCCCAGACGGTGAGGCGCGTAGAGGACCGGTGGATAGGCTTCACACTCTCCCCGATACTCTGGCGCGACTTCTGGCTCAACTACTACTGCCCGAGGATGACCGAGAGGCTGAGAAAACGCCTTGAGGCCATCCGCGCCAAGATACGCGCCTTGCGCAGGAGGGGCATGCGAGTACCAGACGAGCTGAAGAAGAGAATGGAGCGTATCGAGGCGCTCCTCAGAGCCTGTGAGGGCCCCAACCGTAACCTGAGCGCGGGTAGGGTCCAGACGCCAGTGCTAGGCTGGGTGATAGACCGTTGGTCTAGGTTTAGCGGGGAGCAGAAGGCTTGCGCCGCGCGCCGTGGGCTGCCCAGCGAGGAGTGCCCGCGGCTACAGGTTACGGTGTCGAGTGATGGCGTGCGTGTCGTCTTCGAGGCTCCTGGGTCGCTGGCGCCAAGGCTGAGGCCGGGTACTCTCGTCGAGCTCGTCGAGGTTGGCAGGGAGGTTGTCGAGGAGAACCCGTTGCCGCCCTACACCACTGACACTATGCTGGCCGACGCGTGGGACAAGCTGAGGCTACCCGCGCCGGTAGCAATGCAGCTCGCGCAGGAGCTGTTCGAGATGGGCTTCATCACCTACCATAGGACGGACTCGACGCGGGTCAGCGACGCTGGTATCGCGGTTGCGCGCGAGTATATACGCCAGAAGTGGGGCGAGGAGGGTCTCGAGAAGCTCTTCCGCCCGAGGCGCTGGGAGCCGCCAAGGCTGATTGGTGTCGAGGCAGCCCACGAGGCTATACGCCCCACGAGACCGATAGATGCTGATACCCTCCGGAGGCTCATAGAGGAGGGTGTGATTGAGACCCCGAGGCCGTTGACAAAGAGGCACCTGGCGCTATACGATCTCATCTTCCGCAGGTTCATAGCGAGCCAGATGGCGCCCGCCAGGGTAGAGCTCCAGGTGTTGGAGGTTCGCCTGGGCGGCGAGAAGCTGGTAGAGGTCAAGAGGAGAGCGAAGATCGTTGAAGAGGGGTTCCTTATGATCTATAAGCCGTGGGAGGTTGAGGGGGAGGCGCCTGCCGGCGAGTACCGGGTTGTCAGTGTGAGGGGTAGGCCAGAGACCTGGCCGTTGACGCAAGCAGAGGTTGTGAGGATGATGAAGGAGAGGAAGATTGGCAGGCCGAGCACCTACGCTAGGATCGTCGAGACTCTACACCAGAGGAAGTATGTGAAGACTCTGCCCAAAACCGGGTGGCTGATGCCTATGCCGCGCGGCCGCCTGGTGTACAAGTACTTGGCCGAGGAGCTTGGTAGCAAGATACCCGTCGTGAGAAACATGATATCCGAGGAGAGGACGAGGGAGCTACTAGAGCAGATGGATCTCGTCGAGGAGGGTAAGGTGGACTACCAGGTGCTCCTGGACGAGGTTTACCGGGAGCTACTGGAGGTTGAGAAGGCGCTGAAGGAGCTGACGGGGGGCACCCCAACGCCTCCCAAATGA
- a CDS encoding carbon-nitrogen hydrolase family protein, translating to MASDGKTLRIALLHMKLKLLVKRTNLDRARKLLREAVSRNSGGIHVAVLPAFVNIGAFYLYYPEARAKNIVKHQAERIPGPTTEYLSKVAIENGVYIIGGPIIERAGPRIFMTTFVLAPNGEIIYKYRKLVLNEREKSYGISSGREVVTLEQLPRRIGVMSEDDLLAPEVARSLVLQGSTAIVLTLSFSQPINLVKNLLLARSIENHVPILALGGIVEHATERKEVPTIIVDPEQGTIAEEHSGEEKPLIVEMRVDKALNPGTSTNNNDNMRMAELLCRVLRELKMSR from the coding sequence ATGGCCTCGGATGGTAAGACGCTACGCATAGCACTACTTCACATGAAGCTGAAGCTGCTAGTCAAGAGGACGAATCTCGACCGGGCTAGGAAGCTGTTGAGGGAAGCCGTGAGCAGGAACTCTGGCGGTATACACGTGGCGGTGCTACCCGCCTTTGTCAACATCGGCGCATTCTACCTCTACTACCCCGAGGCGAGAGCCAAGAACATTGTGAAGCACCAGGCTGAGAGGATACCCGGGCCGACCACAGAGTACCTCAGCAAGGTTGCCATCGAGAACGGCGTGTACATCATAGGCGGGCCTATAATAGAGAGGGCGGGCCCAAGGATATTCATGACGACCTTCGTCCTAGCGCCCAACGGCGAGATCATATACAAGTATAGGAAGCTAGTGCTCAACGAGAGGGAGAAGAGCTATGGCATAAGTAGCGGGAGGGAAGTGGTTACCCTCGAGCAGCTGCCTAGACGGATAGGCGTTATGTCGGAGGATGACCTGCTGGCACCCGAGGTGGCTAGGAGCCTAGTCCTCCAGGGTTCAACCGCGATTGTCCTCACGCTCAGCTTCTCCCAGCCAATAAACCTCGTCAAGAACCTCCTTCTCGCCAGGAGCATCGAGAACCACGTACCGATCCTGGCGCTGGGTGGTATAGTAGAGCACGCCACCGAGAGGAAAGAAGTACCAACGATAATCGTCGACCCTGAGCAAGGCACGATAGCAGAGGAGCACTCAGGCGAGGAGAAGCCCCTAATAGTCGAGATGAGAGTGGATAAGGCGCTCAACCCCGGGACAAGCACAAACAACAACGATAACATGAGGATGGCTGAGCTGCTCTGTAGGGTACTCCGCGAGCTCAAAATGTCCAGATAG
- a CDS encoding UPF0175 family protein: MSREVVVRVRVPAHYTGDVEREIRLAYAIDLFVRGVISVERAAELADMSLYDFLYELRKRGIVAYQYSDEEAREELKIE; encoded by the coding sequence TTGTCTCGCGAGGTTGTAGTTAGGGTTAGAGTGCCTGCCCACTACACGGGGGACGTGGAGAGAGAGATTAGGCTGGCTTACGCCATAGACCTTTTCGTCCGCGGGGTGATTAGTGTTGAACGTGCAGCTGAGCTGGCTGACATGAGCCTCTACGACTTCCTCTACGAGCTCCGTAAGAGAGGGATAGTGGCCTACCAGTACAGCGACGAGGAGGCAAGGGAGGAGTTAAAAATTGAATAG
- a CDS encoding DUF3368 domain-containing protein, with protein sequence MNRRCIVVNSSVVIALARVNLLDVIIRLYKEVIIPSAVYDEVVIRGQGRPGSEELEMLVQQGKARLLSPGDKRLVEALHDPLGLGEAEAIALALEHGCIVALDDRIARSKARSMGLKVIGTLGLLREAYDTNIIDKDRLIQSLEQLRQHGFRISERVLRELIGKLG encoded by the coding sequence TTGAATAGACGCTGTATTGTGGTCAACTCGAGTGTCGTAATAGCCCTAGCGCGGGTGAACCTACTAGACGTCATAATCAGACTCTACAAAGAAGTCATCATACCCTCTGCGGTATATGACGAGGTCGTGATTAGAGGTCAGGGTAGGCCTGGATCCGAGGAGCTTGAAATGCTGGTACAGCAAGGTAAAGCTAGGCTTCTCAGTCCAGGCGATAAGAGGCTAGTAGAGGCGTTACACGATCCACTGGGCCTCGGTGAAGCAGAAGCGATAGCACTAGCGCTTGAACATGGTTGCATCGTTGCGCTCGATGATAGAATTGCTAGATCCAAAGCCAGGTCTATGGGGTTGAAGGTTATAGGCACGCTTGGACTTCTACGGGAAGCTTACGATACAAACATCATAGATAAGGATAGGTTAATCCAAAGCCTAGAGCAACTTAGACAACACGGTTTCAGGATATCGGAGCGTGTATTACGGGAACTTATAGGTAAGCTGGGTTAA
- a CDS encoding Hsp20 family protein has translation MSLEELFKELERIRRILQAYGLMPVEEYEPPFDPREGILHPLYSLEPEEEYYRVLVDLPGADMDTLRVYTEGNDLVIEASLERAVEIETPWSLERRVVLRRYRRRIPLPPDADPSGLKLRVYPSRKIIEVLIPRR, from the coding sequence TTGAGCCTGGAGGAGTTGTTCAAGGAGCTTGAGAGGATACGACGCATACTACAAGCTTACGGCTTGATGCCCGTCGAGGAGTATGAGCCCCCGTTCGACCCCCGCGAAGGCATACTCCACCCACTCTACAGCCTCGAGCCCGAAGAAGAGTACTACAGGGTGCTTGTTGACCTGCCGGGAGCCGATATGGACACTCTGCGAGTATACACTGAGGGCAACGACCTCGTGATTGAGGCTAGCCTGGAGAGAGCCGTCGAGATAGAGACGCCATGGAGCCTCGAGAGGAGGGTAGTGCTGCGAAGATACCGCAGAAGGATACCACTGCCACCAGATGCAGATCCAAGCGGCCTCAAACTGCGCGTCTATCCCTCGCGCAAGATAATTGAGGTTCTTATCCCTCGGCGTTAG